From the genome of Parazoarcus communis, one region includes:
- a CDS encoding PilZ domain-containing protein — MSEQRRQYSRIHFSSGARLLVADRELACAVLDLSLRGALLAFDGDPPDVALDERCLLEITLGDTCTVIRMEGHVAHAEGHHLGLTCCEIDLDSITHLRRLLALNLGDAEMLNREFSVLVAGATT; from the coding sequence ATTCACTTCAGCAGCGGGGCACGACTGCTCGTTGCCGACCGCGAACTCGCCTGCGCGGTGCTCGACCTCTCCCTCAGAGGCGCACTACTGGCATTCGACGGCGATCCGCCCGATGTGGCGCTGGACGAACGCTGCCTGCTCGAGATCACACTCGGCGACACCTGCACCGTCATCCGCATGGAAGGCCATGTGGCGCACGCAGAGGGCCACCATCTTGGCCTGACATGCTGCGAAATCGACCTCGACAGCATCACCCATCTGCGCCGCCTGCTCGCCCTCAATCTCGGCGATGCGGAGATGCTGAACCGCGAATTCTCCGTGCTCGTCGCCGGCGCCACCACCTAG
- a CDS encoding DUF3299 domain-containing protein translates to MNSMKWVIAAVVGTLVLAPLPVLAQKAGQDGYQVGQRLGQTGKAGAGRFREISWDDLIPADWNPEKFFLDLNLNDLQDNDPRAAEVMQKIREEWDRAPLVQRFNGERIRIPGFIVPLETDGKTIREFLLVPYFGACVHVPPPPANQLIHVMPDKPVSAKLDMLPVWVNGVLNVARFESDLGNAGYQLRAITVEEYKEPLPR, encoded by the coding sequence ATGAATTCCATGAAGTGGGTCATTGCCGCAGTGGTGGGCACGCTTGTGCTTGCCCCGCTGCCGGTACTTGCGCAGAAGGCGGGTCAGGATGGCTACCAGGTCGGGCAGCGGCTCGGCCAGACGGGCAAGGCAGGGGCCGGGCGTTTTCGTGAGATCAGCTGGGACGACCTCATCCCGGCCGACTGGAATCCGGAGAAGTTCTTTCTTGATCTCAATCTCAACGATCTGCAGGACAACGATCCGCGCGCAGCCGAGGTGATGCAGAAGATCCGCGAGGAATGGGATCGTGCGCCGCTGGTGCAGCGCTTCAACGGCGAGCGCATTCGCATCCCCGGCTTCATCGTGCCGCTGGAAACCGACGGCAAGACCATCCGCGAGTTTCTGCTCGTTCCCTACTTTGGTGCCTGTGTGCATGTACCCCCACCACCGGCCAACCAGTTGATCCATGTGATGCCTGACAAGCCGGTGAGCGCCAAGCTCGACATGTTGCCGGTGTGGGTGAACGGGGTGCTGAACGTCGCCCGCTTCGAGTCGGATCTGGGTAACGCGGGTTACCAGTTGCGCGCCATCACGGTCGAAGAGTACAAGGAGCCGTTGCCCAGGTAG